In a single window of the Nitrospinota bacterium genome:
- a CDS encoding co-chaperone GroES, producing the protein MNIRPLQDRILVQPILEKEVQRGGIFIPDSAKEKPTEGRVKAVGKGKIGEDGKHIPLDVKVGDKVLYSKYGGTEVKVDGEDFLLMREDDILGVLEK; encoded by the coding sequence ATGAATATCCGACCATTGCAAGACCGAATACTCGTTCAACCCATTCTGGAGAAAGAAGTCCAAAGAGGGGGCATCTTCATTCCTGATTCGGCCAAAGAAAAACCCACCGAAGGCCGTGTTAAAGCGGTTGGCAAAGGAAAAATCGGTGAGGATGGAAAACACATTCCTTTGGATGTGAAAGTTGGCGACAAGGTTCTTTACAGCAAATACGGCGGAACAGAAGTCAAAGTCGACGGCGAAGATTTCTTATTGATGCGGGAAGACGACATTTTGGGTGTCCTGGAAAAATAA
- a CDS encoding DUF1343 domain-containing protein — protein sequence MNRIITGLDTLLTDPERYLHGQSVGLIANQTSVAGDHRHSIDHFKSHGWFSLKKIFAPEHGLYGIDQDMVKVNDNHDLASGVNVLSLYGDVENSLCPHPEQLANLDNLVFDIQDVGSRYYTFIYTLANCMEICRETGVQMVVCDRPNPINGVDVEGNLIDDKYRSFVGQYPIANRHGMTVGELAKMFNTTFGIACDLTVIPMRGWERSMWYNDTGLPWVAPSPNMPTLDTATVYPGMCLIEGTHLSEGRGTTLPFELVGAPYINPHKLADELKKEQLPGVHFRPHYFKPMFQKWNREVCGGVQLHVTDRNPFKPFLTGIAVIRAISRLYPEQFAWRTEPYEFVSDRLAIDLLYGNSTFRENIMNDDETLGTIEDSWNEDLEEFKKLRREFLIY from the coding sequence GTGAACCGAATTATTACCGGACTAGACACACTTCTTACTGATCCTGAGCGCTACCTGCATGGGCAATCGGTCGGGCTGATTGCCAACCAGACCAGCGTAGCGGGAGACCACCGGCACTCCATCGACCACTTCAAATCACACGGTTGGTTCAGTCTGAAAAAGATATTTGCACCGGAACACGGACTTTACGGAATTGATCAGGACATGGTCAAAGTGAATGACAACCATGACCTCGCCTCGGGCGTCAATGTCTTGAGTCTTTATGGAGATGTGGAAAATTCCTTATGCCCGCACCCCGAACAACTCGCCAACCTCGATAATCTAGTGTTCGATATTCAGGACGTGGGGTCCCGTTATTACACCTTCATTTACACCCTGGCCAACTGCATGGAAATTTGCCGTGAAACCGGAGTGCAAATGGTCGTTTGCGACCGCCCCAACCCGATCAATGGAGTGGACGTTGAGGGAAACCTGATTGATGATAAATATAGATCGTTTGTCGGCCAATACCCAATTGCCAACCGGCACGGCATGACGGTTGGAGAACTGGCAAAAATGTTCAACACCACGTTCGGGATCGCCTGCGATTTAACGGTGATTCCCATGCGTGGATGGGAACGCTCCATGTGGTACAACGACACAGGTCTTCCCTGGGTAGCGCCCTCCCCGAACATGCCCACTCTGGATACGGCTACCGTATACCCTGGGATGTGCCTCATCGAGGGAACCCATCTTTCCGAAGGACGGGGAACCACCCTGCCCTTTGAACTGGTCGGCGCACCTTATATCAACCCTCATAAACTGGCCGACGAACTAAAAAAAGAACAGTTGCCGGGTGTCCATTTTCGGCCGCACTATTTCAAGCCGATGTTTCAAAAATGGAACCGGGAAGTGTGCGGAGGGGTCCAGCTCCATGTCACCGACCGCAACCCGTTCAAACCTTTTCTCACCGGCATTGCCGTCATCCGGGCCATTTCCAGACTCTATCCCGAGCAATTCGCCTGGCGGACGGAACCCTACGAATTTGTGAGCGACCGCCTCGCAATTGATCTCCTGTATGGCAACTCCACTTTCCGGGAAAATATCATGAATGATGATGAAACTCTCGGAACCATTGAAGACTCCTGGAATGAAGACCTGGAGGAATTCAAAAAACTGCGGCGGGAGTTCCTCATTTATTAG
- the groL gene encoding chaperonin GroEL (60 kDa chaperone family; promotes refolding of misfolded polypeptides especially under stressful conditions; forms two stacked rings of heptamers to form a barrel-shaped 14mer; ends can be capped by GroES; misfolded proteins enter the barrel where they are refolded when GroES binds) translates to MAKQIIYDERARQKILAGVNKLANTVKITLGPKGRNVIIDKKFGSPTITKDGVTVAKEIELEDPFENMGAQMVNEVASKTSDNAGDGTTTATVLAQAIFREGMKIVAAGANPMDIKRGIEDAVKAIIPEIQKMSKPTKDKTEIAQVGTISANQDTAIGEIISEAMDKVGKDGVITVEEAKGMETSLEIVEGMQFDRGYLSPYFVTNPERMETILEDAYILLNDKKISSMKDLLPLLEKIAKSGKPLLIVAEDVDGEALATLVVNKLRGTLHVCAVKAPGFGDRRKDMLNDIAVLTGGKVISEDIGVKLENVEVADLGRVKHVTIDKENTTLVDGKGKASDIQGRVKQIRNQIEETTSDYDREKLQERLAKLVGGVAIINVGAATETEMKEKKARVEDALHATRAAVEEGIVPGGGVAYLRALPALDKLKGEHDYMQGVKIIRRALEEPIRQIAANAGEEGTVVAEKVKSLKGNMGYDAKNGEYVDMIKAGIIDPAKVTRTALQNAASISALLLTTEAMITDLPEEKDDAHSHGHGGGGMGGMGGMGGMGGMGGMM, encoded by the coding sequence ATGGCAAAGCAAATAATATATGACGAAAGAGCAAGACAGAAAATTCTGGCTGGCGTTAACAAACTGGCCAATACGGTAAAAATTACATTGGGACCCAAGGGCCGCAACGTGATTATCGACAAAAAATTCGGCTCCCCGACCATCACCAAGGACGGCGTGACTGTTGCCAAGGAAATCGAGCTGGAAGATCCGTTTGAAAACATGGGCGCGCAGATGGTCAACGAAGTGGCCAGCAAAACCAGTGACAACGCTGGAGACGGCACGACCACCGCGACCGTACTGGCACAGGCTATTTTCCGCGAGGGAATGAAAATTGTCGCCGCCGGCGCCAATCCTATGGATATTAAAAGAGGCATTGAAGATGCGGTAAAGGCGATTATTCCTGAGATTCAGAAAATGTCCAAACCCACCAAGGACAAAACTGAAATCGCTCAGGTAGGAACCATTTCCGCCAATCAGGACACGGCCATCGGCGAAATCATTTCCGAAGCCATGGACAAAGTAGGAAAAGATGGCGTTATCACCGTTGAAGAAGCAAAAGGCATGGAGACTTCCCTGGAAATTGTTGAAGGCATGCAGTTCGACCGCGGCTATCTCTCTCCATATTTCGTGACCAATCCAGAACGCATGGAAACGATATTGGAAGATGCCTATATCCTGCTGAACGACAAAAAGATCTCCAGCATGAAGGACCTGCTTCCGCTTCTGGAAAAGATCGCGAAATCCGGCAAACCGCTATTGATCGTTGCTGAAGACGTTGATGGCGAAGCGCTGGCAACCCTGGTCGTCAACAAACTGCGCGGAACTCTGCATGTGTGTGCCGTTAAAGCACCGGGTTTTGGAGATCGCCGAAAAGACATGCTGAACGACATCGCCGTTCTCACCGGCGGTAAAGTCATTTCCGAAGATATCGGCGTGAAACTAGAGAACGTGGAAGTTGCGGACCTCGGACGCGTCAAGCACGTCACTATTGACAAGGAAAACACCACGCTTGTTGACGGTAAAGGCAAAGCTTCTGACATCCAGGGCCGCGTCAAGCAGATTCGCAACCAGATCGAGGAAACCACTTCCGATTACGATCGCGAAAAATTGCAGGAGCGATTGGCCAAATTGGTAGGCGGTGTCGCTATCATCAACGTTGGAGCGGCTACAGAAACCGAAATGAAAGAGAAAAAAGCCCGTGTGGAAGACGCATTACACGCCACTCGCGCGGCTGTCGAAGAAGGGATTGTTCCCGGAGGCGGAGTCGCTTATTTGCGAGCGCTTCCTGCTTTGGACAAATTAAAAGGCGAACACGATTATATGCAAGGTGTCAAAATAATCCGGCGAGCCCTGGAAGAACCTATCCGACAAATCGCCGCTAATGCCGGTGAAGAAGGAACCGTCGTGGCGGAAAAAGTAAAATCCCTGAAAGGCAATATGGGATATGACGCTAAAAATGGTGAGTACGTGGACATGATCAAGGCCGGAATCATCGACCCTGCAAAAGTGACCCGCACCGCACTTCAGAACGCGGCTAGTATTTCTGCCCTTCTTTTGACCACGGAAGCCATGATCACGGACCTTCCGGAAGAAAAGGATGATGCTCATTCTCATGGCCATGGTGGCGGCGGCATGGGCGGCATGGGCGGCATGGGTGGAATGGGCGGAATGGGCGGCATGATGTAA
- the glgC gene encoding glucose-1-phosphate adenylyltransferase, translating into MTLQNILVMIMAGGEGSRLYPLTKERAKPAVPFGGKYRLIDFVLSNFLNSKIYSIYVLTQFKSQSLTEHLQEGWRFSSMIPDHFILPVPAQKRTGESWYQGTADAIYQNINLIEGHSYDLVAVFGADHIYRMDIRQMMDFHTQNNADMTVSALPVSMREARDFGVLQVESDQRIIGFQEKPAEPQSIPGRPEEAYASMGNYIFNTDYLVNILYEDAADKNSSHDFGKNILPKIYTTDRVFAYDFRTNIIPGSSSQEVGAWRDVGTIKSFWEANMDLRNVKPMFNLYNSRWPIRTTKHEGPPAKFVFNEDGRRGQAVNSIVAEGSIISGGIVQDSVIGRDVYIDSGAAIINSLIMDRVRVGKNCKINMAIIDKDVTIPDGVHIGYNQEEDKKRFLVDEESNIIVIPKGYKFT; encoded by the coding sequence ATGACCTTGCAAAATATTCTTGTAATGATCATGGCAGGTGGAGAAGGAAGCCGTCTTTATCCTTTGACCAAGGAGCGGGCGAAGCCTGCGGTCCCCTTTGGCGGAAAATACCGGCTGATCGATTTCGTTCTCAGTAATTTTCTCAATTCAAAAATCTACTCCATCTACGTTCTCACGCAGTTCAAATCCCAATCCCTGACCGAACACCTGCAGGAGGGATGGCGATTCAGCTCCATGATTCCCGATCACTTTATCCTGCCCGTTCCCGCTCAAAAGCGAACGGGAGAAAGCTGGTATCAGGGAACGGCGGATGCTATTTATCAAAATATCAACCTGATCGAAGGCCACAGCTATGACCTGGTCGCCGTATTCGGCGCAGACCACATCTATCGGATGGACATTCGGCAGATGATGGATTTTCATACCCAAAATAATGCCGATATGACCGTATCGGCGCTTCCAGTCTCAATGAGGGAGGCCAGGGACTTCGGAGTCCTTCAGGTAGAATCCGATCAGCGCATTATTGGATTCCAGGAAAAGCCCGCCGAGCCACAGTCCATTCCCGGACGTCCTGAGGAAGCCTATGCCTCCATGGGAAACTACATTTTCAATACAGATTATCTGGTGAATATTCTCTACGAAGACGCCGCTGATAAAAATTCTTCCCACGATTTTGGCAAAAATATCCTGCCGAAGATTTATACGACAGACCGTGTATTCGCCTACGATTTTCGCACCAACATCATTCCAGGGAGTTCCAGTCAGGAAGTTGGCGCCTGGCGAGATGTAGGAACCATCAAGTCTTTTTGGGAAGCCAACATGGATCTGCGAAACGTCAAGCCGATGTTCAATCTTTATAATAGCCGCTGGCCGATCCGAACCACGAAGCATGAAGGCCCGCCGGCAAAGTTTGTATTCAATGAGGATGGCCGCCGTGGTCAGGCCGTCAACAGTATCGTTGCCGAGGGAAGCATTATCAGTGGCGGCATTGTTCAAGACTCCGTCATCGGCAGGGATGTCTACATTGACAGCGGTGCGGCGATAATTAATTCCCTGATCATGGACCGGGTCAGAGTGGGCAAGAATTGCAAAATCAACATGGCCATCATTGATAAGGACGTGACGATTCCAGATGGCGTCCACATCGGTTACAATCAGGAAGAGGATAAAAAACGCTTCCTTGTTGATGAAGAATCTAATATTATAGTCATTCCCAAGGGCTATAAATTCACCTGA
- the queF gene encoding preQ(1) synthase, which yields MKKQSGKEIETFLNPNPDRDYEINMECPEFTCLCPKTGQPDFAVITINYIPDKICIELKSLKLYLWSFRDEGGFHEKVVNQICDDLAAACKPRTMKIVGDFNVRGGIYTSVTVEYVKGKKRKS from the coding sequence ATGAAAAAACAATCAGGTAAAGAGATTGAAACGTTTCTCAACCCCAACCCCGACCGGGATTACGAGATCAATATGGAATGTCCGGAGTTCACCTGCCTTTGCCCCAAGACCGGCCAACCCGATTTTGCGGTGATCACCATCAATTACATTCCAGACAAAATCTGTATCGAGCTCAAGTCCTTGAAGCTTTACTTATGGTCTTTCCGGGATGAGGGAGGGTTCCACGAAAAAGTGGTCAATCAGATTTGTGATGACCTGGCCGCCGCCTGTAAACCCAGAACAATGAAAATTGTCGGGGATTTTAACGTCCGGGGCGGCATTTACACCTCAGTGACAGTGGAATACGTCAAAGGTAAGAAAAGAAAAAGCTAA